In one window of Streptomyces sp. NBC_01224 DNA:
- a CDS encoding glycosyltransferase: protein MSVHSQSTAPYAAAAAPEFPRHVVTAVLVSHDGARWLPDALAGLLGQERPVQNVVAADTGSADDSARLVTEALGAERVLHLARRTSFGTAVDEATRTAGVLTPEDLPYLKRPSSWDPVSRSWRDDAYDLPELPHGEPVQWLWLLHDDCAPEPDALAEMLRVVDTDPHAAIVGPKLRGWYDRKQLLEVGVSIANSGRRWTGLDRREQDQGQHDQVRTVLSVSTAGMLIRRDIWEELGGFDRRLPLMRDDVDLCWRAHTAGHRVLVAPDAVLRHAEASARERRPIDCAGRSVASPHRVDKAGAVYTMLVNARAKALPWVMLRLVLGTLLRTLAYLVGKVPGQALDEVAGLFGTLLRPGRILSARRSRGKGAVDQAELRGLFPPPGATVRATVEQVAGNFGGGSDADSGGSRHGAVESGPGGDDADFLEIEQFARLKRIGRKPGPVLFVLLLFVSLVACRSLLGGGALAGGALLPAPADVSDLWGRYADGWHTVGTGGTQTAPPYLAVISALSALFLGSTGFALTLLLVCSVPLAGLTAYFVSRPLLESRLLRAWASVAYAFLPAATGALATGRLGTAVLAVLLPLIARAAVSAHGMRAVGDARGSWRATWAYTLLLTFAMAFTPIVWPLAVILGIGVLALRRDDIAAYGLRFLAAIGTPLLILAPWSLSLLTSPSGFLKEAGLEIGTGTASALDLLGISPGGPKAAGGVLLLGIVFAALAALLRGERQFAVRTAWAVALVALVFAALANGSGWAGPATLVYGIALIVAALVGADGARVRVAELSFGWRQPVAALIALAAGLAPVLAAAGWMIGGAAGPLERRDPVQVPAFVAEESTTRDQPRTLVLGGTSPAAVSYTLVRGSGTRLGDAELVEAGGSNSHLDKVVANLVAGSGADQGSQLSGFAIRYVLVRDGAPKEMSRVLDATPGLSRLSQLDGSALWRVDRQVARVMIIPSGADDEPLPVGSLPVEAHTKIPAGGSGRVLRIADAADPGWEATLNGRALTRKTVDGWAQGFELPAEGGTLDLTYNTPLTHTAWIWAQAALAVVLVVLALPGRRREIDDDLPEEDVAVPSEPVAGEGRRARRLRAAAQAESEAESEPGGSAEEAAGEYIPAQQTAEPHPQQTDDQEVFAPQADSGQYPAVPQQQYGEWDAQQYQGADYQQYQGEQYQDGQYGTQQEHQATADPYQQNAYDPYGYAQQQQQYDPQAQYAPQPPQYDPQAPYDPQVHYGQQSQYDPQNPDENPVPGQNPWPTGNASRGESE, encoded by the coding sequence ATGTCCGTGCACAGCCAATCGACGGCGCCGTACGCGGCTGCCGCCGCCCCAGAGTTCCCCCGGCATGTCGTCACCGCCGTGCTCGTCTCCCACGACGGCGCGCGCTGGCTGCCCGACGCGCTCGCCGGGCTGCTCGGGCAGGAACGCCCCGTACAGAACGTCGTCGCCGCCGACACCGGCAGTGCCGACGACTCCGCGCGGCTGGTCACCGAGGCCCTCGGCGCCGAACGCGTCCTGCACCTCGCGCGCCGTACGAGCTTCGGCACCGCCGTCGACGAGGCGACCCGCACGGCCGGCGTCCTCACCCCCGAGGACCTGCCGTACCTGAAGCGCCCCAGCAGCTGGGACCCCGTCAGCAGGTCCTGGCGCGACGACGCGTACGACCTGCCCGAACTGCCGCACGGCGAACCGGTGCAGTGGCTCTGGCTGCTCCACGACGACTGCGCACCCGAACCCGACGCGCTCGCCGAGATGCTGCGCGTCGTCGACACCGACCCGCATGCCGCGATCGTCGGCCCCAAGCTCCGCGGCTGGTACGACCGCAAGCAGCTGCTCGAAGTCGGCGTCTCCATCGCCAACAGCGGTCGCCGCTGGACCGGACTCGACCGGCGCGAGCAGGACCAGGGCCAGCACGACCAGGTCCGTACCGTGCTCTCCGTCTCCACCGCGGGCATGCTGATCCGCCGTGACATCTGGGAGGAGCTCGGCGGGTTCGACCGCAGGCTCCCGCTGATGCGTGACGACGTCGACCTGTGCTGGCGCGCGCACACCGCCGGACACCGGGTGCTCGTCGCCCCCGACGCCGTCCTCAGGCACGCCGAGGCCTCCGCCCGCGAGCGCCGCCCCATCGACTGTGCAGGGCGCTCGGTCGCCTCACCGCACCGTGTCGACAAGGCAGGCGCCGTCTACACGATGCTGGTCAACGCACGTGCCAAGGCCCTGCCCTGGGTGATGCTCCGGCTCGTCCTCGGCACCCTGCTGCGTACCCTCGCCTATCTCGTCGGCAAGGTGCCCGGCCAGGCCCTCGACGAGGTCGCCGGGCTCTTCGGCACCCTGCTGCGCCCCGGGCGGATCCTCTCGGCCAGGCGCAGCCGCGGCAAGGGCGCCGTCGACCAGGCCGAACTGCGCGGCCTCTTCCCGCCGCCCGGAGCCACCGTCCGCGCCACCGTCGAGCAGGTCGCAGGAAACTTCGGCGGCGGTTCCGATGCCGACTCGGGCGGCTCACGGCACGGCGCCGTGGAGTCCGGTCCCGGTGGCGACGACGCCGACTTCCTGGAGATCGAGCAGTTCGCGCGGCTGAAGCGGATCGGGCGCAAGCCGGGCCCGGTGCTCTTCGTCCTTCTGCTGTTCGTCTCGCTCGTCGCCTGCCGCAGCCTGCTCGGTGGCGGAGCGCTGGCGGGCGGCGCACTGCTGCCCGCGCCCGCCGATGTCTCCGACCTGTGGGGCAGGTACGCGGACGGCTGGCACACGGTCGGTACCGGCGGCACGCAGACCGCACCGCCCTACCTCGCCGTCATCTCGGCCCTGTCCGCGCTGTTCCTCGGCTCGACCGGCTTCGCGCTCACGCTGCTGCTGGTCTGCTCGGTCCCGCTCGCCGGGCTCACCGCGTACTTCGTCTCCCGGCCGCTGCTCGAATCAAGGCTGCTGCGGGCCTGGGCGAGCGTTGCGTACGCCTTCCTGCCCGCCGCGACCGGCGCACTGGCGACGGGCCGCCTCGGCACCGCCGTACTGGCCGTCCTGCTCCCACTGATCGCCCGCGCCGCCGTCTCCGCGCACGGCATGCGCGCCGTCGGCGATGCCCGCGGCAGCTGGCGTGCCACCTGGGCGTACACCCTGCTCCTCACCTTCGCGATGGCCTTCACGCCCATCGTCTGGCCGCTCGCCGTGATCCTCGGCATCGGGGTGCTCGCACTGCGCCGCGACGACATCGCCGCGTACGGGCTCCGCTTCCTCGCCGCGATCGGCACCCCGCTGCTGATTCTCGCGCCCTGGTCGCTCTCGCTTCTCACCAGCCCGTCCGGCTTCCTGAAGGAGGCGGGCCTGGAGATCGGTACGGGCACGGCCTCCGCACTCGACCTGCTCGGCATCAGCCCCGGCGGCCCCAAGGCCGCGGGCGGTGTGCTGCTGCTCGGCATCGTGTTCGCCGCGCTGGCGGCGCTGCTGCGCGGGGAGCGGCAGTTCGCGGTACGCACCGCGTGGGCGGTCGCGCTCGTGGCACTGGTCTTCGCCGCTCTCGCCAACGGCTCGGGCTGGGCGGGCCCCGCCACCCTCGTCTACGGCATCGCACTGATCGTCGCCGCGCTGGTCGGCGCGGACGGCGCCCGGGTACGCGTTGCCGAGCTCAGCTTCGGCTGGCGCCAGCCCGTGGCCGCACTGATCGCTCTCGCCGCAGGCCTCGCCCCGGTGCTGGCCGCCGCCGGCTGGATGATCGGCGGCGCCGCGGGCCCGCTGGAGCGCCGCGACCCGGTGCAGGTGCCCGCGTTCGTCGCGGAGGAGAGCACCACCCGCGACCAGCCGCGCACCCTGGTCCTCGGCGGCACATCGCCCGCCGCCGTCTCGTACACCCTGGTACGCGGCTCCGGCACGCGGCTCGGTGACGCGGAACTGGTCGAGGCGGGCGGCAGCAACAGCCACCTCGACAAGGTCGTCGCCAATCTGGTCGCGGGCTCCGGCGCCGACCAGGGCAGCCAGCTCAGCGGATTCGCGATCCGTTACGTACTGGTGCGGGACGGCGCTCCGAAGGAGATGAGCCGGGTCCTCGACGCGACCCCGGGCCTCAGCCGGCTGAGCCAGCTGGACGGCAGTGCGCTGTGGCGGGTCGACCGGCAGGTCGCCCGCGTCATGATCATCCCGTCCGGCGCCGACGACGAACCGCTGCCCGTGGGCTCCCTCCCCGTCGAGGCGCACACAAAGATTCCGGCAGGCGGCTCCGGCAGGGTGCTGCGGATCGCCGATGCCGCCGACCCCGGCTGGGAGGCCACGCTCAACGGGCGCGCCCTGACCCGGAAGACCGTCGACGGCTGGGCCCAGGGCTTCGAGCTCCCCGCCGAAGGCGGCACCCTGGACCTCACGTACAACACCCCGCTCACCCACACCGCCTGGATCTGGGCCCAGGCCGCGCTGGCCGTGGTCCTGGTGGTCCTCGCCCTGCCCGGCCGGCGCCGGGAGATCGACGACGACCTGCCCGAGGAGGACGTGGCAGTCCCCTCGGAGCCGGTCGCGGGCGAGGGGCGCCGGGCACGCAGGCTGCGCGCGGCCGCCCAGGCGGAGTCGGAGGCCGAGTCGGAGCCGGGCGGGAGCGCCGAGGAGGCGGCGGGGGAGTACATCCCCGCACAGCAGACGGCCGAACCGCATCCGCAGCAGACCGACGACCAGGAAGTGTTCGCCCCGCAGGCCGACAGCGGTCAGTACCCGGCGGTGCCGCAGCAGCAGTACGGCGAATGGGACGCGCAGCAGTACCAGGGCGCCGACTACCAGCAGTACCAGGGCGAGCAGTACCAGGACGGCCAGTACGGCACGCAGCAGGAGCACCAGGCGACCGCCGACCCGTACCAGCAGAACGCCTACGACCCGTACGGCTACGCGCAGCAGCAGCAGCAGTACGACCCGCAGGCCCAGTACGCCCCCCAACCCCCGCAGTACGACCCGCAGGCTCCGTACGACCCCCAGGTCCACTACGGCCAACAGAGCCAGTACGACCCGCAGAACCCCGACGAGAACCCCGTCCCGGGCCAGAACCCGTGGCCGACCGGTAACGCATCGCGAGGCGAGTCCGAGTGA
- a CDS encoding DUF5719 family protein yields the protein MKSTSLSLIAGTVALAAVTGFAALTAPGDGGTTEAKAATRLPVERSSLLCPAPGLSDLAETTYTSFTPAGGGGEAGTAELKQSTSTTADDATNKDGNKDKKDKKGEKGKAKADSGKPVVSLKEPGKPATADESGADAPALVGTATGRLAPGWTTQQTTTVEAGGARGLLGVSCTGPDTDFWFPAASTAKSREDYVHLTNPDDTAAVADIELYGPDGTLKSDVGEGITVPARSSVPVLISTLTSEVAEDVTAHVTTRTGRVGAVVRAADEGVGSDWLAASADPTGTLVLPGIPADATSVRLVAFAPGDDDADLKVKLLAKNGAISPAGHEDLHVKSRMTAGVDLKDITRGEAGSLLLTPARGGKGTPVVAALRVVRGKGDAQEVGYIPATGPVGAQATVADNRAKGSTLSLTAPGATATVKVTASAGSGGGEQAVKTYTVKGGTTLAVTPPVPSGLKGSYALTVETQSGGPVHAARTLALPQDGIQMFTVQTLPDDGGTVEVPAAEQDLSVLDD from the coding sequence GTGAAGTCCACCAGCCTGTCCCTCATCGCGGGCACCGTCGCCCTCGCCGCCGTCACCGGCTTCGCAGCGCTCACCGCGCCCGGCGACGGGGGCACGACGGAGGCGAAGGCCGCCACCCGGCTGCCGGTGGAACGGTCCAGCCTGCTCTGCCCGGCGCCCGGTCTCTCGGACCTCGCGGAGACGACATACACGTCATTCACCCCGGCGGGCGGCGGCGGCGAGGCCGGTACGGCCGAACTGAAGCAGTCCACGTCCACAACGGCCGACGACGCCACGAACAAGGACGGGAACAAGGACAAGAAGGACAAGAAGGGCGAGAAGGGCAAGGCGAAGGCGGATTCCGGAAAGCCGGTCGTCTCCCTCAAGGAGCCCGGCAAGCCGGCGACCGCCGACGAGTCCGGCGCCGACGCCCCCGCGCTGGTCGGCACCGCCACCGGCCGCCTGGCCCCTGGCTGGACCACCCAGCAGACCACCACGGTCGAGGCGGGCGGCGCCCGCGGCCTGCTCGGCGTCAGCTGCACCGGACCCGACACGGACTTCTGGTTCCCGGCCGCGAGCACCGCGAAGTCCCGCGAGGACTACGTCCACCTCACCAATCCGGACGACACCGCGGCCGTGGCCGACATCGAGCTGTACGGGCCGGACGGCACCCTCAAGTCCGATGTGGGCGAGGGCATCACGGTGCCCGCCCGGTCCAGCGTCCCGGTCCTGATCTCCACGCTGACCAGCGAGGTGGCCGAGGACGTGACCGCCCACGTCACCACCCGTACCGGACGCGTCGGCGCGGTCGTCAGGGCCGCGGACGAAGGGGTCGGCAGCGACTGGCTGGCCGCCTCGGCCGACCCGACGGGCACCCTGGTGCTCCCCGGCATCCCGGCGGACGCCACCTCGGTCCGCCTGGTGGCCTTTGCACCCGGCGACGACGACGCCGATCTGAAGGTGAAACTGCTCGCCAAGAACGGCGCGATCTCCCCGGCCGGACACGAGGACCTCCACGTCAAGTCGAGGATGACCGCGGGCGTCGACCTGAAGGACATCACCAGGGGTGAAGCCGGCTCCCTGCTGCTCACTCCGGCCCGGGGCGGAAAGGGCACCCCGGTGGTGGCCGCGCTGCGTGTGGTCCGCGGCAAGGGTGACGCGCAGGAGGTCGGCTACATCCCGGCGACCGGCCCGGTGGGCGCACAGGCGACCGTGGCCGACAACCGGGCCAAGGGCTCCACCCTCTCGCTCACCGCGCCGGGCGCCACCGCCACCGTGAAGGTCACCGCCTCCGCCGGCAGTGGGGGCGGCGAACAGGCCGTCAAGACGTACACGGTCAAGGGCGGTACGACGCTCGCGGTCACCCCGCCCGTACCGTCCGGGCTCAAGGGCAGCTACGCGCTGACGGTGGAGACACAGTCGGGCGGCCCGGTCCACGCCGCACGCACGCTCGCCCTGCCGCAGGACGGCATCCAGATGTTCACCGTGCAGACCCTGCCGGACGACGGCGGAACGGTCGAGGTGCCCGCGGCGGAGCAGGACCTGTCGGTCCTGGACGACTGA
- a CDS encoding metallopeptidase family protein: MDSPVPPHPPEPRPRRRDRHGRGMRGPVAPPQVPLSASRAENFRDLVQDSVERLERRWPQLADVDFMVLDVPGTQEETVPLGRAVSAEKDRPAQIIVYRRPVEIRTKNRDERALLVHEVVVEQVADLLGLSPESVDPRYGQE, encoded by the coding sequence ATGGACAGTCCCGTACCTCCCCACCCGCCCGAGCCGCGCCCCCGCCGTCGTGACCGCCATGGCCGCGGCATGCGCGGGCCCGTCGCCCCGCCCCAGGTCCCGCTCTCGGCCAGCAGGGCGGAGAACTTCCGGGATCTCGTGCAGGATTCGGTGGAACGGCTGGAGCGGCGCTGGCCGCAGCTGGCCGATGTCGACTTCATGGTGCTCGATGTGCCGGGGACTCAGGAGGAGACCGTACCGCTGGGGCGTGCGGTCTCGGCGGAGAAGGACCGGCCCGCGCAGATCATCGTCTACCGGCGGCCCGTCGAGATCCGCACCAAGAACCGCGACGAGCGCGCCCTGCTGGTGCACGAGGTCGTGGTGGAGCAGGTCGCGGACCTGCTCGGTCTTTCGCCGGAGTCGGTCGATCCGCGGTACGGACAGGAGTAG
- a CDS encoding DUF3499 domain-containing protein → MSPVRRCSRTACGRPAVATLTYVYADSTAVLGPLATYAEPHCYDLCAEHSERLTAPRGWEVVRLSDPSAPTRPSGDDLEALANAVREAARPHDRGTDGRGGGPQTADPMEVGRRGHLRVLRSPDS, encoded by the coding sequence GTGAGCCCTGTACGTCGCTGTTCGCGCACCGCGTGCGGCCGCCCTGCCGTCGCGACACTGACGTACGTCTATGCCGACTCGACTGCGGTCCTCGGCCCGCTCGCCACCTATGCCGAGCCCCACTGCTACGACCTCTGTGCCGAGCACAGTGAGCGGCTGACCGCACCACGTGGCTGGGAGGTCGTCAGGCTCTCCGACCCCTCCGCTCCCACGCGCCCCAGCGGCGACGACCTCGAAGCACTTGCCAACGCCGTACGGGAAGCGGCGCGGCCGCACGACCGCGGAACCGACGGCAGGGGCGGCGGCCCGCAGACCGCGGACCCGATGGAGGTCGGTCGCCGCGGCCATCTGCGGGTGCTGCGCTCACCGGACTCCTGA
- a CDS encoding phosphomannomutase/phosphoglucomutase produces the protein MAADLSQIVKAYDVRGVVPDQWDESLAEQFGAAFVEVTSADAIVIGHDMRPSSPGLSGAFARGAAARGADVTLIGLCSTDQLYFASGSLGLPGAMFTASHNPAQYNGIKLCRAGAAPVGQDTGLSEIRALVEKWSETGTPQPAATPGTVTERETLPDYAAHLLSLVDLASIRPLKVVVDAGNGMGGHTVPTVFAELPVDLVPMYFELDGTFPNHEANPLDPKNLVDLQARVVAEGADLGLAFDGDADRCFVVDERGAGVSPSAITALVAARELARNGGKGTVIHNLITSLSVPEVVRENGGIPVRTRVGHSFIKAEMAEHGAIFGGEHSAHYYFRDFWNADTGMLAALHVLAALGGQPGTLSELVAQYDRYTGSGEINSTVADQPGRTAAVRETFAPRDGVTTDDLDGLTVTGPDWWFNLRASNTEPLLRLNVEARDEQTMTAVRDEVLALVRERAS, from the coding sequence GTGGCTGCTGATCTGTCGCAGATCGTCAAGGCGTACGACGTGCGCGGAGTGGTGCCCGACCAGTGGGACGAATCGCTGGCCGAGCAGTTCGGGGCGGCGTTCGTCGAGGTGACGAGCGCGGACGCGATCGTGATCGGCCACGATATGCGGCCCTCGTCGCCCGGTCTCTCGGGAGCCTTCGCGCGCGGCGCCGCGGCGCGCGGCGCGGATGTCACACTGATCGGCCTCTGCTCGACCGACCAGCTGTACTTCGCCTCCGGCAGCCTCGGCCTCCCCGGCGCGATGTTCACCGCCTCGCACAATCCGGCGCAGTACAACGGCATCAAGCTCTGCCGGGCGGGCGCCGCACCCGTGGGCCAGGACACCGGACTCTCCGAGATCCGCGCCCTGGTCGAGAAGTGGTCCGAGACCGGCACACCGCAACCGGCCGCCACCCCCGGCACCGTCACCGAGCGAGAGACGCTCCCCGACTACGCCGCGCATCTGCTGTCCCTGGTCGACCTCGCATCGATCCGCCCGCTGAAGGTCGTCGTCGACGCGGGCAACGGCATGGGCGGCCACACCGTCCCCACCGTCTTCGCGGAGCTCCCCGTCGACCTCGTGCCGATGTACTTCGAGCTCGACGGCACGTTCCCCAACCACGAGGCCAACCCCCTCGACCCGAAGAACCTCGTCGACCTCCAGGCCCGCGTCGTGGCCGAGGGCGCCGACCTGGGCCTCGCCTTCGACGGCGACGCCGACCGCTGCTTCGTCGTCGACGAGCGGGGCGCGGGCGTCTCCCCGTCAGCGATCACCGCCCTGGTCGCGGCCCGCGAACTCGCCCGTAACGGCGGCAAGGGCACCGTCATCCACAACCTGATCACGTCCCTCTCGGTCCCCGAGGTCGTCCGCGAGAACGGCGGAATCCCGGTCCGTACCCGCGTGGGCCACTCCTTCATCAAGGCCGAGATGGCCGAGCACGGCGCGATCTTCGGCGGCGAACACTCCGCGCACTACTACTTCCGTGACTTCTGGAACGCCGATACGGGCATGCTCGCCGCGCTCCACGTCCTGGCCGCGCTGGGCGGCCAGCCGGGCACGCTGTCGGAACTGGTCGCCCAGTACGACCGCTACACCGGATCCGGCGAGATCAACTCCACGGTCGCCGACCAGCCGGGCCGCACGGCAGCGGTACGTGAAACCTTCGCACCCCGCGACGGTGTCACGACCGACGACCTGGACGGCCTGACGGTCACGGGACCGGACTGGTGGTTCAACCTCCGAGCCTCCAACACGGAACCCCTGCTGCGTCTGAACGTCGAGGCCCGAGACGAGCAGACGATGACGGCGGTACGGGACGAGGTGCTGGCACTGGTCCGGGAACGGGCCTCGTAG
- a CDS encoding Trm112 family protein, giving the protein MPLEAGLLEILACPACHSPLDDRSAADSPELVCTGTDCGLAYPVRDGIPVLLVDEARRPA; this is encoded by the coding sequence ATGCCGCTCGAAGCCGGCCTTCTGGAGATCCTCGCCTGCCCGGCCTGTCACTCTCCGCTCGACGACCGGTCGGCAGCCGACAGCCCCGAGCTGGTCTGCACCGGCACGGATTGCGGCCTGGCCTACCCGGTACGGGACGGCATCCCGGTCCTCCTCGTCGACGAGGCCCGCCGCCCCGCGTAA
- a CDS encoding SIS domain-containing protein, with translation MLDESLLDAPEALARADRRGLLRGAAEAGARVRTAARHAAEAGIAALNPEGRPRAVLVAGSGTAASGVADLITALAGASAPVTRIHPTGVAPAAGAMRWTLPGWAGSVDLLLIVTADGSEPGLSLLAEQAYRRGCSVVAVAPRQSPLREAIDGAHGLVVPMASAPHGEYDAETSAAGPGTLWALFTPLLALLDRVGLVTASAEALQGVADRLDRTAERCGPAIATYSNPAKTLAAELADSLPLIWTEGEAAAPVGRRFAAVLAELSGRPALAAELPEALPAHGALLAGTFAAGADPDDFFRDRVDEPEPLHARVVLLRDRPTGGLSAGPAARELALGHDTAISELEPDEGTELEALAELLAVTDFAAVYLALASAARA, from the coding sequence ATGCTCGACGAGTCGCTGCTCGACGCCCCGGAAGCCCTGGCCCGAGCCGACCGCCGCGGCCTGCTCCGCGGCGCCGCCGAGGCCGGGGCCCGGGTCCGTACCGCCGCCCGGCACGCGGCGGAGGCCGGGATCGCCGCACTGAACCCGGAAGGCCGTCCCCGCGCCGTACTCGTCGCGGGCTCCGGCACCGCCGCGTCCGGCGTCGCCGACCTGATCACTGCCCTGGCAGGCGCCTCCGCGCCCGTCACCCGTATCCACCCCACCGGGGTCGCCCCCGCCGCGGGCGCGATGCGCTGGACGCTGCCCGGCTGGGCCGGCTCCGTGGACCTGCTGCTCATCGTCACGGCCGACGGTTCCGAGCCGGGCCTCTCCCTTCTCGCCGAACAGGCGTACCGCCGCGGCTGCAGCGTCGTGGCCGTCGCCCCCCGCCAGTCACCGCTGCGCGAGGCGATCGACGGGGCGCACGGACTCGTCGTGCCGATGGCCTCCGCTCCGCACGGCGAGTACGACGCCGAGACGTCGGCCGCGGGCCCCGGCACGCTCTGGGCCCTGTTCACCCCGCTGCTCGCGCTGCTCGACCGGGTCGGCCTGGTCACCGCGTCGGCCGAGGCGTTGCAGGGCGTCGCCGACCGCCTCGACCGCACCGCGGAACGCTGCGGTCCCGCCATCGCCACGTACAGCAACCCGGCCAAGACCCTCGCTGCCGAACTCGCCGACAGCCTGCCCCTCATCTGGACGGAGGGCGAAGCCGCGGCCCCGGTCGGCCGCAGATTCGCCGCCGTCCTGGCCGAGCTGTCAGGCCGCCCGGCCCTCGCCGCCGAACTCCCCGAGGCGCTTCCCGCTCACGGCGCACTGCTGGCGGGCACATTCGCCGCCGGGGCCGACCCCGACGACTTCTTCCGCGACCGGGTCGACGAGCCGGAGCCCCTGCACGCCCGCGTCGTACTGCTCCGCGACCGCCCCACCGGCGGCCTGAGCGCCGGGCCCGCCGCCCGCGAACTGGCCCTCGGCCACGACACGGCGATCAGCGAACTCGAACCGGACGAGGGCACCGAGCTCGAAGCCCTCGCCGAACTCCTCGCGGTCACCGACTTCGCCGCCGTCTACCTGGCACTCGCCTCGGCAGCTCGCGCCTGA
- the manA gene encoding mannose-6-phosphate isomerase, class I → MDRLSNTVRPYAWGSTTAIPELLGIAPTGEPQAEMWMGAHPGAPSRLTRATGTAEAGPEQPLTDVIAADPERELGRATVEKFGPRLPFLLKLLAAGAPLSLQVHPDLAQAEQGYEDEERRSVPIDAPHRTYKDANHKPELICALTPFAGLCGFRRPTEAAEAMAALGVDSLKPYVDLLGAHPEEAALREVLTAILSADATEMAETVNLAAAAAERLGGAHAPYARIAHHFPGDPGVIAAMLLNYVELQPGEALFLGAGVPHAYLDGLGVEIMANSDNVLRCGLTPKHIDVPELLRIVRFEATDPGVLRPEASPSGEELYETPVDEFRLSRFDLSPGADPVDLTRDTPQILLCTAGAPKAGTVGLTPGASVFVPSGEKVEVSGTGTLFRATVVA, encoded by the coding sequence ATGGACCGGCTCTCCAACACCGTGCGCCCTTACGCCTGGGGCTCCACCACCGCCATCCCCGAGCTGCTCGGCATCGCCCCCACCGGCGAACCCCAGGCCGAGATGTGGATGGGCGCCCACCCCGGAGCCCCCTCCCGCCTGACCCGCGCAACCGGCACCGCAGAGGCCGGCCCCGAGCAGCCTCTCACCGACGTCATCGCCGCTGACCCGGAGCGCGAACTGGGCCGGGCCACCGTCGAAAAGTTCGGCCCCCGCCTGCCCTTTCTCCTCAAACTGCTCGCCGCAGGCGCCCCACTCTCTCTCCAGGTCCACCCCGACCTCGCACAGGCCGAGCAGGGTTACGAGGACGAGGAGCGCCGATCCGTCCCGATCGACGCACCCCATCGCACGTACAAGGACGCCAACCACAAGCCCGAGCTGATCTGCGCGCTCACCCCCTTCGCCGGCCTGTGCGGCTTCCGCAGGCCCACCGAGGCCGCCGAGGCGATGGCGGCACTGGGCGTCGACTCCCTCAAGCCGTACGTCGACCTCCTCGGCGCCCACCCCGAAGAGGCGGCCCTGCGCGAGGTCCTCACCGCGATCCTCAGCGCCGACGCGACGGAGATGGCCGAAACGGTGAACCTGGCGGCCGCTGCCGCCGAACGGCTCGGCGGCGCCCACGCCCCGTACGCCCGGATCGCCCACCACTTCCCCGGCGACCCCGGTGTCATCGCGGCGATGCTGCTGAACTACGTAGAACTCCAGCCCGGCGAAGCCCTGTTCCTCGGTGCGGGTGTTCCGCACGCCTACCTCGACGGCCTCGGCGTCGAGATCATGGCCAACTCGGACAATGTGCTGCGCTGCGGACTCACGCCCAAGCACATCGACGTGCCAGAACTCCTGCGCATCGTCCGCTTCGAGGCGACCGACCCCGGCGTCCTGCGCCCCGAGGCGTCCCCGTCAGGCGAGGAGCTGTACGAGACGCCCGTGGACGAATTCCGACTCTCGCGCTTCGACCTGTCGCCCGGCGCCGACCCCGTCGACCTGACCAGGGACACCCCGCAGATCCTGCTCTGCACCGCGGGCGCCCCGAAGGCGGGCACGGTCGGTCTCACCCCCGGGGCCTCGGTTTTCGTACCCTCCGGCGAGAAGGTCGAAGTGTCCGGTACGGGAACCCTGTTCCGCGCCACTGTGGTGGCCTGA